Within Scomber japonicus isolate fScoJap1 chromosome 18, fScoJap1.pri, whole genome shotgun sequence, the genomic segment GTTGTGGTTAGGGGTCTCCTTACtacccctcctcttttctcctctgcttttttttctcattctttcttcctcaggACGATATAAATGAGGCCACTgatgagacagagagggaaagccACCCAGGCCAGCACGTAAGCGTATCCATAATGTGTGACAGTAGCATCATCCGGATTCATCACAGTGTAGATGATTGCCCCACACATCACAAACAGacctggacaaaaaaaaaaaaaaaaaaaagagagaagaggttAGGATAATGTGAACCAAATGTAGATGAGATCACAACTGCACCAGCATCTGCTCAGGGTGTGACCCGCCAGCGTCATACTCACTAGCCAGGATCTGGAAGAtggcagtgaagaagaagcGTCCGCCCTTGACCAGTCTGAACAGCTGATACAGGAATGCAATGAGGGAGAAGAAGCAGAATAGCAAGGACAGGATCATGAGGGCTTGCACTGCCTGGATCCATTCTAGAAGTGAGACAGGGATGATGGAGAGCTTAATGCACACATAACTTTTTCACAACTGTGCATATACTCAAGGCACAATATATGATATTTTTCAAGAATGCTCACAAACCTTCATTGCTGGCTGGCGAACAGTGGTAGCCTCCATTAGTTGTCGCGCAATTGTACCATAGATCTGTGGTCCTGTCCCCTCCTACAGACCAGGTCTggtaaacacaacaacacagagcCATTTAAATGGCTGCAGCATCCACAGTGCAAGCCAGGGAACTTATAgcacacaacaacaataacagttTATAATCAGACAATTGTAATGATACCAATCTGTATTTAGCATTTTTCTTAACAAAGTTGGCTTAACAGTAAAGCAGCTAGAATCTGTACTCCATTTTATCCTGAATGTTTGAAAaattaccaaaagaaaaaaaaataagataactTACACTGGCTGCTGTTGACACGATGAGAAGAATGAGAATGATTAAGTGCAAGATCAGCACTCCAAGCAGGATGAGCAGCATTTTCAAGTGGAGCTAGAGGAAACGCACAAGATACAAACAAATGTCAGGCCACGTGAATTTACTATCCCACCAAAAGTCCTGTCAGATTTGGAGCTCAACGTTACGCTCACGACGACACCAGATGGCGCAATTTCCTCACTTCTGCACTAACCGCAATGTTTACTTCAATGTGAAAGTGTCCCCTTACATTCAAACgtagaaagaaaagatggaaggagctATAATTTCTTCCCGATGCGGCCGAAATCGTCAATGTTAAGTTTGAAATCATGCTGTTGTAGTGTAAATACATCTATTCTCAACTTTATTCACGATCCGGTTTGATCAATTTAAGGTAAAATTAGTTAACTACAACTCATTAAGTTAAGTCATTAAGTTAAGAAATGCACGTTTGCAGAATAAACAGTTATAGTTAAGAAAAAGGACGCAAAAGCAACCGCAGGTCGATATGAATAACAAAGGCTGATTCACGATTAATCTACGCATGCTGCTGAAAAACAAACTCAAGCCATCTGCACGAAAAACATTCCAGCGTAATACCGCCATGTGTGCGCTGAAGTACCATTACTGTTTCCTCTCAGATCTAAACATAAGGTACTACTTGATACATAATCGAACGACACGTTTAGTTAGCCGGGGCATTTTCAAGTAAATCCAAAATCCATAAAGTCGAGGAGTGAAGTCCTGCTGTATGAATGAGAGTAAAAAGTCAATCAAAGAACCAATTCATTGgctaaaacagaagaaaaacgCTCCAACACAATAGTCCAACTTACAAAAAGGCAAAGCAAGAGATTTGTTTCCGTGGAAAAAAGGGAGTATTAGAGCGGAGAGTTGGGAAAGTATCACCGAGGTTCTGCGTCTCCTTTCCTCTGTAGCTACTATTCCAGATGTGGCTCACACACCCCAGTCTGACTCTTTCTCCGCCTGAGAACACCGCCCTGCAGGCCCTGCACGTCACCATAGGCCAGCTCCAAAACTCCccccaccaccaacaccacctcCCCCAACCCCTCCACCCTTTCCCATGGTAGCCTATCATCTGGATTGCGCTAAAATCCAAAGGATTTGATCATGATCATATAGTATTATTGTGCTAACCACAAAGCCTTAAAATGTAAGCTTATGGGCGACTGTCTGTATCTAACAAACATCCATTATTTCACACTTACAAACAGGTTAAAACAATAATATGATTTAACCTGTCAAAATTCAACGAAACCTTGTTGAGTCTACGGTACTCATTTTATGATTCATGTGTTATTGGTGCAGTTTATAGCTGTGATGTTTTTATAGTTCCTAAACGTCTGATCCTTCATCCAAGGTGTTCACCATCCTGCACAGGACATCTCTGTTTATTTTACAGGCCACACCTGAAACCCTAACTATTTCAGCTATAACTGTCAGGACAGCCAAGACGACTCTACCTTGTTCGAGATGATTAAAGGTGACTGGACAGACAGGCTGACCCCCACTGACTGGCTGAACTCAACATTGAGCttcatcaaacacacatgtccagttagtgtgtgtgtatatgtgtgagtgctTGCATGTGAACAGACCAGCCCTCTGGAGGCCCCGCGGTATGCCCAGAATGCCTGCGTGTGTGAAGCTGGCCTTCTGTTTACTCCTGCGTCTATGGAGAAAAAGAGTTTGTCCGGTGCCAAGGGGAGTTTAACATGGTGTATTGTTTCCTTCATGCTAAATTGATGGAACAGCTTGGATCTCCACGCTCACAAGATTCAAGGATGAGTGACAAAGATTGCCCACCACAGCCCGCCGTGTTTCTGCATCCCTCATTACACTGTGGTCTCAGGCAATTTCCTCACAAGTGACAAAGTTTTAAGCCAAACCAGAATGTAAATGACAACAGTGACAAAAGAACAAGCACACATTTGCTGCTTTGAAGCCGTCCCAGTCCAAACATGATTGTGATCAgctgctgcagacagagagcacAGCTCgtgcctgcctctctctctctcctttccctcacAGTTTTTGGCCCATCAGGTGGATTCCtgtggtttgtgtttgtaaaCACGCAAGGGGAGGAGCCGTGGATTGCTGCCCAGGCTCACTGTGGGATGGCGGGCAAGGCAGTGCTGTGTGTCCTGGCAGAGCTGGAGGgggcagagtgagagagagagagagctctttGACAATCAGCCGACCACTCAGCTGGATGTGCTGCTGTTTATGAAGATGTAATTGGTGTAGTGGTCAGGGGGGGAGATGCAGTGCCAGCTGTAGCAGGGTGAGAAGTCAAACCTGCCTGCCCAGCTAGAGCAGGTGTGAGTGTCACAGTGGTCTAACACTGCTCTGTGGTCAGAGAGGATTCATGCACATACCTGCGTTGTTACTGACATACTGACTGTGGACATATTACAGAGCAGAATGGAAGAGAG encodes:
- the LOC128378761 gene encoding peripheral myelin protein 22-like, translating into MLLILLGVLILHLIILILLIVSTAASTWSVGGDRTTDLWYNCATTNGGYHCSPASNEEWIQAVQALMILSLLFCFFSLIAFLYQLFRLVKGGRFFFTAIFQILASLFVMCGAIIYTVMNPDDATVTHYGYAYVLAWVAFPLCLISGLIYIVLRKKE